The stretch of DNA CCAACCGTAGAACTACGGATTGTTCCTAATTCACGCTAGGAACAAATCGCAGTCGTTGCAAGAACGTTTGTTCGCTACTCAACGGCGATCTCTGCCAGAGGTACGCTTCATACCGAGCCCAACGTCTGCTGTTCGCACTTTTCGGACCTAAATTGACGTCCAACCTGAATCCGAATTGGGTGTGAACGGGACATTCACGGGACCACCTCAAGTTGGCACAACTAAGCACATACCGGAGCAGTTCTGATCGGTACCGCCGAAATGCTTAGGCTGAAGCCAAGGTTGAAATGCTGAAAGCTAACAACCACCGCCTTACAAACAACCGAGTCGCTCATGGCAAGCAAGGAGCCGAAGCTCCCCAAGCATCACTACATCCCGGTTTTTTACCTGAAGCAGTGGGCCGGCAGCGGTAAGGTCACGGCCTTCCGGCGCTTGCATGACAAGGTTGTCGCTACTCCCAAGCCTCCCACTCACACGGGTTACGTCAGAGGTCTGTATTGGCTTGAAGGTGCAGAGCGCAGCTTGGCCAACCGGATCGAAACGTTGCTAATGGGCCAAATCGACAATAACGCTGCCATCGCGCACCGAATGATTATGAACGACCAAATCCACAGCCTTTCCAAGGTCGTCAGGCTGGCTTGGTCCAGGTTCATTGTTGGGCTACTCATCCGCTCTCCAGCAACGGTCAAGAACATCTACGACCGGATGACCAACCCAACCGCCAAGGAATACAAAGAGCTTAGCCGGGAGTTTGAGCGTGACTTCCCGGGCAAGAAGTACAAGGACATCTCACCGCTAGAGATGAAGCGTGCAGCAATGTTTTCCCTCGTCAAGCTCATGCAGAATCCTCAGGTCGAGGACATGCTAAACAGCATGACATGGACAGTGTACGACCTGGGACTTCCCGAACTCAGGTTCTTCACTTCCGACAGACCCGTGATAATGACCAACGGACTAGCGACGAAGAACGGACATCTGGCCCTACCCCTAAGCCCCCGGAAAATGTTCTTCGCCTTCGCGAACAAGGACATTCAGGCCGAAATAAAAGCGCTTTCTCCTTGGCACATTGCTGACCAGGCTAATGAGGTTGTTATTCGCAGCGCAATTGAAGTCGCTTGGGACACGAACGCTTCCCGGTTGCCCTACGTTGAGAAATTCCTGTCCAAGGACGCGGCCGACGATCGCAAGTTCTTTGGTCCTTAGACCGCCACTCTCACCGTAACTCCCTCGTCGTTAGCATACCGCTTGGTCACGTTCAGCCTGACCACCTGCTTATCGTCTTTCCACACCCCACCCTGTGTTCATCGCATCCAGAACTGCCTTAGCGACGTTGTCATTGTCAGCAGCGGGGTACTTTTGACCGCTCAGGGCTTCCGCACGTTCACTCTTGCTGTACGACTTGAGCACCGACCAAGTCGCATCGATAGAAACGCTCACAGGCCCCGTCAAACCAGCTTTGCACCCATACGGGATGCAGCGGATGAAGTCGTCTTTCCCATTTCTTATAGGCTGAGGGCATGTAGGCAATGCCGCCGCGCGTCACCCGAGGCCGGGGACACGGCATAGGACGCATGGGCACCGTGAATTGCGCTCGGCTTTTCATTCAGTTTGCCGACGACAATCAGAGGCAGCTCGCGCGGAGCTTTGCGGACAAGCGCTTCAACCTCGCCCACGAATTTTGCTGGCACTCGAATAGGTACAGTGGCCTCGCCGTACTTTGACGGTCGACCTACGCGATGACGCTTCTGTTTGTGCATGCTGAATCGTGAGCCGGCACCGCCACGCAGTCAAATTATTTCCGATGTGCTGATTCCGCTCGATGTCGCCCACCATTCCGGAATGATCTCGCCCACCGTTCCGATTTGATGTCGCCCGCCATTCCGAGATGATCTCGCCCGCCATTCCGGGATGATGTCGCCCGGGGTGACGCGGCCTCTTCTGGCTCCGATACGGTCCCACCTTTCGGCTTTGCGAAGGGGGACCAGGATGCCAACGGAGAGGCTTGCGATGCGCCATGTGCGCGATGTGATCAGATTGAAGTCGGCCGGGATGCCGACCCGCGAGATTGCGCGGCGGATGGGGACAGCCCCGTCGACGGTGCGGTTGACGATCCGCCGGTTCGAGGCGGCGGGGCTGACCTGGCCGTTGCCCGATGACGTCACCGACTCTGAGCTGGAGGCTCGGCTGTTCGCCAGCGCGGGAGCCGGTCCCGGTACCCGGCGGGGCCATCGCCGGCAGGCCGAACCGGACTGGACAGCCGTGCACCGCGAGCTCCGGCGCAAGCACGTGACGCTGGCGATCCTGTGGGAGGAGTACATCGCCGGCGAGCCCGGCGGGTATCGCTATTCGCGCTTCTGCGAGCTGTACCGCGCCTGGGAAGGCCGCCTGTCGGTGACGATGCGCCAGTCGCATGCGGCCGGCGACAAGCTGTTCGTCGACTATGCGGGCGACGGCGTGCCGGTGGTAATCGACCGGCTCACCGGCGAGCGGCGCGCCGCGCAAATCTTCGTCGCGGTGCTCGGCGCATCGAGCTTCACCTACGCGCAGGCGACCTGGACGCAGGGGCTCGCCGACTGGATCAGCGGCCATG from Bradyrhizobium sp. AZCC 1693 encodes:
- a CDS encoding DUF4238 domain-containing protein, giving the protein MASKEPKLPKHHYIPVFYLKQWAGSGKVTAFRRLHDKVVATPKPPTHTGYVRGLYWLEGAERSLANRIETLLMGQIDNNAAIAHRMIMNDQIHSLSKVVRLAWSRFIVGLLIRSPATVKNIYDRMTNPTAKEYKELSREFERDFPGKKYKDISPLEMKRAAMFSLVKLMQNPQVEDMLNSMTWTVYDLGLPELRFFTSDRPVIMTNGLATKNGHLALPLSPRKMFFAFANKDIQAEIKALSPWHIADQANEVVIRSAIEVAWDTNASRLPYVEKFLSKDAADDRKFFGP
- a CDS encoding RusA family crossover junction endodeoxyribonuclease gives rise to the protein MWKDDKQVVRLNVTKRYANDEGVTVRVAV
- a CDS encoding RusA family crossover junction endodeoxyribonuclease, whose product is MPTCPQPIRNGKDDFIRCIPYGCKAGLTGPVSVSIDATWSVLKSYSKSERAEALSGQKYPAADNDNVAKAVLDAMNTGWGVERR